The following proteins come from a genomic window of Pseudomonas putida:
- the mdtD gene encoding multidrug transporter subunit MdtD: protein MPERTPLDPVTARWLPWVVAIAFFMQSLDGTILNTALPAMARSLEENPLRMQGVIIAYMLTVALLIPASGWIADRFGTKRIFFSAILLFSFGSLLCAMANSLGFLIFARVVQGLGGALMLPVGRLVVLRAYPRSELVRIMSFITIPGLLGPLLGPTLGGWLVEILTWHWIFLLNLPVGALGCYAVWKFIPDLRGAERTTFDGPGFILFGAAMVLITIAMEGLGELHLPHLRVMLLLFAGMACLAAYWLRAGRDPEPLFSPSLFRVRTFAIGILGNLFARLGSGALPFLVPLLLQVALGYSPAQAGMSMIPLAAAAMVAKSVARPLIERLGYRIVLTGNTVLLGLLLASLGLVDGQTPYAVLLVQLALLGAVNSMQFTAMNTVTLIDLDDASASSGNSLLSVVAQLSLSLGVACAGALLGGFTAAGNADGVETTLGAFQLTFVTIGIMAMLAAAIFLQLSPTDGRRARRPEQHMES, encoded by the coding sequence ATGCCCGAACGCACTCCGCTGGACCCTGTCACCGCCCGCTGGCTCCCCTGGGTTGTGGCGATCGCTTTCTTCATGCAGTCCCTGGACGGCACCATCCTCAACACCGCACTGCCGGCCATGGCCCGCTCGCTCGAAGAAAACCCGCTGCGCATGCAGGGTGTGATCATCGCCTACATGCTCACCGTGGCCCTGCTGATTCCTGCTTCGGGCTGGATCGCTGACCGCTTTGGCACCAAGCGCATCTTTTTCAGCGCCATCTTGCTGTTCAGCTTCGGCTCGCTGCTATGTGCCATGGCCAACAGCCTGGGCTTTCTGATTTTCGCCCGCGTGGTGCAGGGCCTGGGCGGCGCACTGATGCTGCCGGTCGGGCGGCTGGTGGTACTGCGTGCCTATCCACGCAGCGAACTGGTGCGGATCATGAGCTTCATCACCATCCCCGGCCTGTTGGGCCCGCTGCTAGGCCCGACGTTGGGCGGCTGGTTGGTCGAGATCCTCACCTGGCACTGGATATTCCTGCTCAACCTGCCCGTGGGCGCGCTGGGCTGTTACGCCGTGTGGAAGTTCATCCCCGACCTGCGCGGTGCCGAACGCACCACCTTCGATGGCCCCGGCTTCATCCTGTTCGGCGCGGCGATGGTGCTGATCACCATCGCCATGGAAGGCCTGGGCGAATTGCACCTGCCGCACCTGCGGGTGATGCTCCTGTTGTTCGCCGGCATGGCCTGCCTTGCGGCTTACTGGCTACGCGCCGGGCGCGATCCCGAACCACTGTTCTCGCCCAGCCTGTTCCGCGTGCGCACCTTCGCCATCGGTATTCTGGGCAACCTGTTCGCACGCCTGGGCAGCGGCGCCCTGCCCTTCCTGGTGCCGTTGCTGCTGCAGGTGGCGCTGGGCTATTCGCCGGCGCAGGCCGGCATGAGCATGATCCCGCTGGCGGCGGCGGCAATGGTCGCCAAGTCCGTAGCCCGGCCGCTGATCGAACGCCTCGGTTACCGCATCGTCCTCACCGGCAACACCGTGCTGCTCGGCCTGCTGCTGGCCAGCCTGGGGCTGGTCGACGGGCAGACCCCGTATGCCGTACTGCTGGTGCAACTGGCCCTGCTGGGCGCCGTGAACTCCATGCAGTTCACCGCCATGAACACGGTAACCCTGATCGACCTCGACGATGCCAGCGCCAGCAGCGGCAACAGCCTGCTGTCGGTGGTCGCGCAGCTGTCACTGAGCCTGGGCGTGGCCTGCGCAGGCGCACTGCTGGGCGGTTTCACTGCAGCCGGCAATGCCGATGGTGTAGAAACCACCTTGGGCGCCTTCCAGCTGACCTTCGTGACCATCGGTATCATGGCCATGCTGGCGGCAGCGATATTCCTGCAGCTGTCGCCGACAGACGGAAGGCGTGCCCGTCGTCCGGAACAGCACATGGAGTCTTAG
- a CDS encoding TldD/PmbA family protein encodes MSATPQHAFEQLVSALHEVKHAEEQFTLGYSAEQSQFVRFNHAKVRQAGEVSQASAHLRLIRDGRQAEQQVTLSGDGQVDRQRLGEALEQLRQTLPLLPADPYLRLDQSAWHSHSLQDQALPELSEVLALLEGEAGDLDLVGIYAAGPICRGFASSYGAFGWHQANSFNFDWSLFHSNGQAVKANYAGQAWNADEFTARLRQAREQLGFLGRPAITLKPGSYRAYLAPAAMDEIAGMLCWGGFSAQALATGNSALQRLYSGDARLSPLVCFHEQVSGSLSPAFSDEGSPRQDVPLIREGQALDRLVSARSAAEFELLANGADSYESPCALSLAAGNLANADILARLGTGLYISNLWYLNYSDLPAARMTGLTRFATFWVENGQIQGPVSTMRFDDSLYSLLGSQLEDLTCEREMILSTSTYGQRSTGSSHLPGALVKGLTLTL; translated from the coding sequence ATGAGCGCAACACCACAACATGCTTTCGAACAACTGGTCAGTGCCCTGCATGAAGTGAAACATGCAGAAGAACAGTTCACCCTTGGCTACAGCGCTGAACAATCGCAATTCGTGCGTTTCAACCATGCCAAGGTGCGCCAGGCCGGCGAGGTCAGCCAGGCCAGTGCGCACCTGCGGCTGATCCGCGACGGGCGCCAGGCTGAACAGCAAGTGACCCTGAGCGGCGATGGGCAAGTGGACCGTCAGCGCCTGGGCGAAGCCCTTGAACAGCTGCGCCAGACGCTGCCCCTTCTGCCTGCGGACCCCTACCTGCGCCTGGACCAGAGCGCTTGGCACAGCCACAGCCTGCAGGATCAGGCGCTGCCTGAGTTGAGCGAAGTACTGGCGTTGCTCGAGGGCGAAGCAGGCGACCTGGACCTGGTTGGGATCTATGCCGCCGGCCCGATCTGCAGGGGGTTTGCCAGCTCTTACGGGGCCTTCGGCTGGCACCAGGCAAACAGTTTCAACTTTGACTGGAGCCTGTTCCACAGTAATGGCCAGGCCGTGAAGGCGAACTATGCCGGCCAGGCGTGGAATGCCGACGAATTCACCGCCCGCCTGCGCCAGGCCCGCGAACAGCTGGGCTTCCTCGGCCGCCCGGCAATTACCCTGAAACCTGGAAGCTACCGCGCCTATCTGGCGCCTGCCGCGATGGACGAAATCGCCGGCATGCTGTGCTGGGGCGGCTTCTCTGCGCAGGCTCTGGCCACTGGCAACAGTGCGTTGCAGCGCCTGTACAGCGGCGATGCCCGGCTGAGCCCGCTGGTGTGTTTCCACGAGCAGGTCAGCGGGTCGTTGAGCCCGGCGTTTTCCGATGAAGGCTCGCCGCGTCAGGATGTGCCGCTGATAAGGGAGGGGCAAGCGCTGGACAGGCTGGTCAGTGCCCGCAGCGCCGCCGAGTTCGAGTTGCTTGCCAATGGCGCGGACAGCTACGAATCGCCCTGCGCACTCAGCCTGGCAGCGGGAAATCTTGCCAACGCAGATATCCTTGCGCGGTTGGGTACTGGCCTGTACATCAGCAACCTGTGGTACCTGAATTACTCGGACCTGCCGGCTGCGCGCATGACCGGGCTCACCCGCTTCGCCACCTTCTGGGTGGAAAACGGCCAGATCCAGGGGCCGGTAAGCACCATGCGTTTCGATGACAGCCTGTACAGTTTGCTGGGCAGCCAGCTGGAAGACCTGACCTGTGAGCGGGAAATGATCTTGTCGACCAGCACCTATGGACAGCGCAGTACCGGTTCGAGTCATTTGCCGGGGGCGCTGGTCAAAGGGCTGACCCTGACATTGTGA